Proteins encoded together in one Thermophilibacter immobilis window:
- the glgA gene encoding glycogen synthase GlgA — MRVLFASSEAVPFVKTGGLADVAGSLPRALKHAGARVAVILPKYGSIPQEYRDRMKHVTDFNVPLAWRNDYCGIDKLTLQGLDFYFIDNESYFKRDGLYGYYDDGERFAFFSKAICEAIAQVSELACDVLHCNDWQSALCPVFLREFYREIPACNQVKCVFTIHNVKFQGQYSFTVLDDVLGLGHIPAARDQLYYDRDSINYMKGALCYADALTTVSPSYAYELQMPFYGEGLDALFRRRSNVLSGILNGIDQSIWNPATDPMIEEGFSAADLSGKAACKRALQAELGLDEDPTHPLVVFVGRLTDQKGLGLVRYAMSALMRRGVQVAVLGTGDAEQEEALRYFAAAYSGQMCARIAFDNELSHRMYAGGDILLMPSEFEPCGLSQMIAMRYGTLPLVRETGGLADSVVPYNKFTGEGTGFTFANMNADEMLDTLLGACEIFWTKADTWTKLVRQAMAADFSWRRAANDYMDIYHGLHPEVIRYNKRRDR, encoded by the coding sequence ATGAGGGTGCTCTTCGCGTCCTCAGAGGCCGTCCCGTTCGTCAAGACGGGAGGGCTCGCAGACGTCGCCGGATCGCTTCCCCGCGCTCTCAAGCACGCCGGCGCCAGGGTTGCCGTGATTCTCCCCAAGTACGGCAGCATCCCGCAGGAGTACCGCGACCGGATGAAGCACGTTACCGACTTCAACGTGCCCCTTGCCTGGAGAAACGACTACTGCGGCATCGACAAGCTGACCCTACAGGGCCTCGACTTCTACTTCATCGACAACGAGTCCTACTTCAAGCGCGATGGGCTCTACGGCTACTACGACGACGGCGAGCGCTTCGCCTTCTTTTCCAAGGCCATCTGCGAGGCCATCGCTCAGGTGTCCGAGCTCGCGTGTGACGTTCTGCACTGCAATGACTGGCAAAGCGCGCTGTGCCCCGTGTTCCTGCGCGAGTTCTATCGCGAGATTCCCGCCTGCAATCAGGTGAAGTGCGTCTTCACCATTCACAACGTCAAGTTCCAGGGCCAGTACTCCTTCACGGTCCTCGATGACGTCCTGGGCCTGGGGCACATCCCCGCGGCGCGCGACCAGCTCTACTACGACCGAGACTCGATCAACTACATGAAGGGCGCCCTGTGCTACGCCGACGCGCTGACTACGGTGAGTCCGAGCTATGCCTACGAACTGCAGATGCCGTTTTACGGTGAGGGCCTCGACGCCCTCTTCAGGCGTCGCTCGAACGTCTTGTCCGGAATCCTGAACGGCATCGATCAGAGCATCTGGAACCCCGCCACGGACCCGATGATCGAGGAGGGCTTCTCGGCAGCAGACCTTTCGGGCAAGGCTGCGTGCAAACGAGCGCTCCAGGCCGAGCTGGGCCTGGACGAGGATCCCACGCACCCGCTCGTCGTCTTCGTGGGACGTCTCACCGACCAGAAGGGCCTGGGCCTGGTGCGCTACGCCATGAGCGCCCTCATGCGCCGCGGGGTTCAGGTGGCCGTTCTGGGCACGGGCGATGCGGAGCAGGAGGAGGCGCTGCGCTACTTTGCCGCCGCCTATTCGGGCCAGATGTGCGCACGCATCGCGTTTGACAACGAGCTCTCGCACCGCATGTACGCGGGCGGCGACATCCTGCTCATGCCATCCGAGTTCGAGCCCTGTGGCCTGTCGCAGATGATCGCCATGCGCTACGGCACGCTGCCGCTCGTGCGCGAGACCGGGGGGCTTGCGGACTCGGTCGTGCCCTACAACAAGTTTACCGGCGAGGGGACCGGCTTCACCTTTGCCAACATGAATGCCGACGAGATGCTCGACACCCTCCTTGGAGCCTGTGAGATTTTCTGGACTAAGGCGGATACGTGGACTAAGCTCGTGCGTCAGGCCATGGCGGCGGACTTCAGCTGGCGTCGTGCCGCGAACGACTACATGGATATCTACCATGGTCTCCATCCGGAGGTCATTCGGTATAACAAGAGAAGAGACAGGTAG